Proteins co-encoded in one Bradyrhizobium sp. 170 genomic window:
- a CDS encoding ribonuclease D, giving the protein MTIRLHRGDLPDLSRYKDSVAIDTETMGLNPHRDRLCVVQMSNGDGSADVIQIPKGHTDAPNLKALLANPAITKIFHFARFDLAALYNTFGVMPQPVYCTKIASRLTRTYTDRHGLKDLVREVLNIDLSKQQQSSDWGSASLSEAQLAYAASDVLHLHALRERLDAMLAREGRTALAQACFDFLPTRAKLDLGGWEAEDIFAHS; this is encoded by the coding sequence ATGACCATCCGCCTGCATCGCGGCGATCTGCCCGATCTCTCCCGCTACAAGGATTCGGTGGCGATCGATACCGAGACCATGGGGCTCAACCCGCATCGCGACCGGCTCTGCGTGGTGCAGATGTCGAACGGCGACGGCAGCGCCGATGTCATCCAGATTCCCAAGGGTCACACCGACGCGCCGAACCTGAAGGCGCTGCTGGCCAATCCTGCCATCACCAAGATCTTTCACTTCGCACGGTTCGATCTGGCCGCGCTTTACAACACCTTCGGCGTGATGCCGCAGCCGGTCTATTGCACCAAGATCGCCTCGCGGCTGACCCGCACCTATACCGACCGGCACGGCCTGAAGGACCTGGTGCGCGAGGTGCTCAACATCGACCTGTCGAAGCAGCAGCAGTCGAGCGACTGGGGATCAGCGAGCCTCAGCGAGGCGCAGCTCGCCTATGCCGCGTCCGACGTGCTGCATCTGCATGCCTTGCGCGAGCGGCTCGACGCCATGCTGGCGCGCGAAGGCCGCACGGCGCTGGCGCAGGCCTGTTTCGACTTCCTGCCGACCCGGGCAAAGCTCGACCTCGGCGGCTGGGAGGCCGAGGACATCTTCGCGCATTCGTGA
- a CDS encoding complex I NDUFA9 subunit family protein — protein MTSNPASNLDTLVTIFGGSGFLGRNVVRTLCKRDYRIRVAVRRPELAVHLQPAGKVGQIHAVQANVRHPASVEAAMRGSHVVINLVGILAEGGAQTFDAVQTRGAETIAKAASAIGARMVHVSAIGADENSPSHYSRAKAAGEQAVLAAAPSATILRPSLMFGPEDQFTNRFAALARISPFLPLIGGGVTRVQPAYVGDVATAVADAVDGKTKPSATYELGGPEVLTMREIMETILAITERKRMLISLPFGLARLQALFLQFAPGPLKLTPDQVAMLQSDNVVSDAAKAAGLTLEGLGITPESMQTIAPQYLWRFRAAGQFQRMSV, from the coding sequence ATGACATCGAACCCGGCATCGAACCTGGATACCCTCGTCACGATTTTCGGCGGATCGGGCTTTCTGGGACGAAACGTGGTTCGGACGCTCTGCAAGCGCGATTACCGTATCCGCGTGGCGGTACGGCGGCCTGAACTGGCCGTCCATTTACAGCCGGCCGGCAAGGTCGGCCAGATCCACGCCGTGCAGGCCAACGTTCGCCATCCGGCCTCGGTCGAGGCCGCGATGCGCGGTTCGCACGTCGTCATTAACCTGGTCGGAATCCTGGCCGAGGGCGGCGCGCAGACCTTCGACGCCGTGCAGACCAGGGGCGCTGAAACCATCGCCAAGGCCGCCAGCGCCATCGGCGCGCGGATGGTGCACGTCTCGGCGATCGGCGCCGACGAGAATTCCCCATCGCACTATTCCCGCGCCAAGGCCGCCGGCGAGCAGGCGGTGCTGGCCGCGGCCCCCTCGGCCACGATCTTGCGGCCCTCTTTGATGTTCGGCCCCGAGGATCAATTCACCAACCGTTTTGCCGCGCTGGCGCGGATATCACCCTTCCTGCCGCTGATCGGCGGCGGCGTGACGCGGGTGCAGCCGGCCTATGTCGGTGACGTCGCCACCGCGGTTGCCGATGCCGTCGACGGCAAAACGAAGCCCAGCGCCACCTACGAGCTTGGCGGACCCGAAGTGCTGACCATGCGCGAGATCATGGAGACCATTCTCGCGATCACCGAGCGCAAGCGCATGCTGATTTCGCTGCCGTTCGGGCTGGCACGGCTGCAGGCGCTGTTCCTGCAATTTGCGCCGGGGCCGTTGAAGCTGACGCCGGACCAGGTGGCGATGCTGCAATCGGACAATGTCGTGTCGGACGCCGCCAAAGCCGCGGGCCTCACGCTGGAAGGCCTCGGCATCACGCCGGAGTCGATGCAGACGATCGCCCCGCAATATCTCTGGCGCTTCCGCGCCGCCGGGCAATTCCAGCGCATGAGCGTGTGA
- a CDS encoding acyl-CoA thioesterase domain-containing protein, producing MTKNQPFFTHNRDSDTFMPTPVSNGPWDPNSLHGRVVVGLLAHVIEQRHGSDDFMPARLTVDMFRLPNTTTPIEVTTKIVRDGLRIKVVEAEFLSGGTRMARASCQLLRKTENAPGNVWSPPNWDAPKPSDIPRPTDPRLGMNGKWTTRPIVGHMGSLGPRRLWMSEVRELVEGVPMSPFVHVATGADFASPFANAGDQGLGYINSDVTLYLHRLPVTPWVGFDVVNHHATDGIAIGECWLYDEQGPIGTSTVAALAQRKPMTNVPPP from the coding sequence ATGACAAAAAACCAGCCTTTCTTCACGCATAATCGCGACAGCGATACCTTCATGCCCACGCCCGTCTCCAACGGCCCGTGGGACCCCAATTCCCTGCACGGTCGTGTCGTGGTCGGCCTGCTCGCCCATGTGATCGAGCAGCGCCATGGCTCCGACGATTTCATGCCGGCGCGGCTCACCGTCGACATGTTCCGCCTGCCGAACACCACGACGCCGATCGAGGTCACGACAAAAATCGTGCGCGACGGCCTGCGCATCAAAGTGGTGGAAGCTGAGTTCCTCAGTGGCGGCACCCGCATGGCGCGCGCCTCCTGCCAGTTATTGCGCAAGACGGAAAACGCACCGGGCAACGTCTGGTCGCCGCCGAACTGGGACGCGCCGAAGCCGTCGGACATTCCAAGGCCCACCGATCCCCGGCTCGGCATGAACGGCAAATGGACTACGCGGCCGATCGTGGGCCATATGGGTTCGCTCGGGCCGCGGCGGCTGTGGATGAGCGAGGTGCGCGAACTCGTCGAGGGCGTGCCGATGTCGCCCTTCGTGCATGTCGCCACAGGAGCAGATTTCGCCAGCCCGTTCGCCAATGCCGGCGATCAGGGGCTCGGCTACATCAACAGCGATGTCACGCTCTATCTGCACCGGCTTCCGGTCACGCCGTGGGTCGGCTTCGACGTGGTCAACCACCACGCCACCGACGGCATCGCGATCGGCGAATGCTGGCTCTATGACGAGCAGGGACCGATCGGAACGTCGACGGTGGCAGCGCTGGCGCAGCGCAAGCCGATGACAAATGTGCCGCCGCCGTAA
- a CDS encoding acyltransferase, whose protein sequence is MPSIGSVLESRKGVGPGFDTLRIGLAFSVIGWHSFHIVAGEPHPLADLHFFWFPGYAILSMFFALSGFLITASATRLSLGNFILNRGLRIVPALLVEVVLSAIVLGAIFTTLPLSEYFRSDGFWRYFGNVAGFVSLTLPGVFETNPDHAVNTSLWTIPFEIGCYALMAGLILCKCLHRPRLVLMLCAAFGVIAIAIYLADPAFTSTSSLDPRDIFVGSGGSRLFISFLLGIAIYLYRFDIEYSRQAALACLVFCLVVAAVGPLPGALLNVFVTPALVYLTAYIGVSDLPKLPFFHRGDYSYGVYLYGYPLQQTIVAVWPSQINVAVLFALAAIATTAFAMFSWHVIELPILKLRSRFSFVGGTRIQALEPAE, encoded by the coding sequence ATGCCCAGTATCGGAAGCGTACTCGAAAGCAGAAAGGGCGTCGGCCCGGGTTTCGACACGCTGCGCATCGGGCTGGCCTTCTCCGTTATCGGCTGGCATTCATTCCACATCGTGGCAGGTGAGCCTCACCCGCTCGCAGACCTGCATTTCTTCTGGTTCCCAGGATACGCCATCCTTTCGATGTTCTTCGCGCTGAGCGGCTTTCTGATCACCGCAAGCGCGACGCGGCTGTCGTTGGGCAACTTTATCCTCAATCGGGGACTGCGCATCGTTCCCGCCCTGCTTGTCGAGGTGGTGCTCTCGGCGATCGTGCTTGGCGCGATTTTTACGACGCTGCCGTTGTCGGAATATTTTCGAAGCGACGGATTTTGGCGTTACTTCGGAAACGTGGCAGGGTTTGTCAGCCTGACGCTGCCGGGCGTCTTCGAGACCAATCCGGATCACGCGGTCAACACGTCGCTTTGGACCATTCCATTCGAGATCGGCTGCTACGCCCTGATGGCCGGACTCATCCTGTGCAAATGTCTTCATCGGCCGAGGCTGGTGCTGATGTTGTGCGCGGCATTCGGCGTGATTGCCATCGCGATCTATCTGGCCGACCCGGCGTTCACGTCCACTTCCAGCCTTGATCCGCGCGACATTTTTGTAGGCAGCGGCGGCTCGCGCCTGTTCATCTCGTTCCTGCTCGGTATCGCCATCTATCTTTATCGATTCGATATCGAATACAGCCGCCAGGCGGCGCTGGCGTGTCTTGTGTTCTGCCTGGTCGTTGCAGCGGTGGGGCCACTGCCCGGCGCGCTCCTCAACGTCTTTGTAACGCCGGCACTGGTGTATCTCACGGCCTATATCGGCGTTTCCGATCTGCCCAAACTGCCGTTCTTTCATCGAGGCGACTACTCCTACGGCGTCTATCTTTATGGATATCCGCTCCAGCAAACCATCGTTGCCGTCTGGCCTTCCCAAATAAACGTAGCTGTTCTCTTCGCGCTCGCTGCGATCGCAACAACCGCCTTCGCCATGTTCTCCTGGCACGTGATCGAACTTCCGATCCTCAAGCTGCGTAGCCGCTTTTCTTTCGTTGGCGGGACGCGAATACAGGCCCTCGAGCCGGCGGAATGA
- a CDS encoding nuclear transport factor 2 family protein, whose translation MNTSTMLRAFCDAVEQRNGKAFSELFTEDGVYHDVFYGAFAGRAKIAELIDDWFYRTATDFRWDMHDPVSDGEMLYARYTFSYRSTLPEAEGARAMFEGVAIMRLRDGKITEYHEVANTAPAFVDIKFAPERIVKIVAKQGAALKARPEMKRHLAE comes from the coding sequence ATGAACACGTCCACCATGCTCCGCGCTTTCTGCGACGCGGTCGAACAGCGCAACGGCAAGGCTTTCTCGGAACTGTTCACCGAAGACGGCGTCTATCACGACGTGTTCTACGGCGCGTTCGCAGGCCGCGCGAAGATCGCCGAATTGATCGACGACTGGTTCTATCGCACGGCCACCGATTTTCGCTGGGACATGCACGATCCCGTCAGCGACGGCGAGATGCTCTATGCGCGCTACACCTTCAGCTACCGCTCGACACTGCCCGAGGCCGAGGGGGCGCGCGCGATGTTCGAGGGCGTTGCGATCATGCGGCTGCGCGACGGAAAGATCACGGAGTACCATGAGGTCGCCAACACCGCGCCGGCGTTCGTCGATATCAAGTTTGCGCCGGAGCGCATCGTCAAGATCGTTGCCAAGCAGGGCGCGGCGCTGAAGGCGCGGCCGGAGATGAAGCGGCATCTGGCGGAGTGA
- the lptC gene encoding LPS export ABC transporter periplasmic protein LptC yields the protein MEARFAAAARHSRMVRVLRIAVPAAVLLAMAGIVAISVFNPFRISGLAKLPVDISNLVVSGTKVTMESPHLAGFSTDQRPYELWAKAAIQDLTNPDHVELQTLRAKVTMEDKSTVTMDARTGFFDSKQQMLDLRKDIFLQSSTGYEARLSQAYVDINKGTVTSDEHVDVKLLNGTLTADRLRIINSGEIVRFEGNVVMNLVMESPPAPEPEPEPAPPPRTRSVTGKSANTK from the coding sequence ATGGAGGCCCGCTTTGCCGCGGCCGCCCGCCATAGCCGGATGGTGCGGGTGCTGCGGATCGCGGTCCCGGCGGCCGTGCTGCTGGCCATGGCGGGTATCGTCGCGATCTCGGTCTTCAACCCGTTCCGCATCTCGGGGCTGGCGAAGCTGCCTGTCGACATCAGCAATCTCGTGGTGTCAGGCACCAAGGTCACGATGGAATCGCCGCACCTCGCCGGTTTCTCGACCGACCAGCGACCTTACGAATTGTGGGCCAAGGCGGCCATCCAGGATCTGACCAATCCCGATCACGTCGAGCTCCAGACGTTGCGGGCCAAGGTCACAATGGAGGACAAGAGCACGGTGACGATGGATGCGCGCACGGGATTTTTCGACAGCAAGCAGCAGATGCTGGACCTGCGCAAGGATATCTTCCTGCAATCGTCCACCGGCTATGAAGCGAGGCTCTCGCAGGCCTATGTCGACATCAACAAGGGAACGGTGACGTCGGACGAGCATGTCGACGTCAAGCTGCTGAATGGCACGCTCACCGCCGACAGGCTCAGGATCATCAACAGCGGCGAGATCGTTCGCTTCGAAGGCAATGTCGTGATGAACCTGGTCATGGAAAGCCCGCCGGCGCCTGAGCCCGAGCCCGAACCAGCGCCACCACCCAGGACGCGGTCCGTCACCGGCAAGTCCGCCAACACGAAATGA
- the queG gene encoding tRNA epoxyqueuosine(34) reductase QueG, translated as MAGGRAGVAHLCGPRLLNKAVKLSAADLKAALKREAGTLGFDCIGVTGPDAIGSAGKYFREFLDAGAHGDMDWLAAQPERRMDPRVLWPGVRSIIMLGFNYGPDENPLALLEQRTRGAISAYAQGDDYHDVIKKRLKTLARWLVAASGEEVKVFIDTAAVMEKPLAQAAGLGWQGKHTNLVSREFGSWLFLGAIFTAADLPRDDADSDHCGSCNACQEICPTAAFPAPYKLDARRCISYLTIENRGPIPHEFRKSIGNRIYGCDDCLAVCPWNKFAQEGREAKLAARAELRAPSLAELARLDDAAFRALFSKSPVKRIGRDRFVRNVLIAIGNADDPSLEAEAERLLDDASPLVRGAAVWALSQLVERERFDALAAKAIGAEADDDVRAEWQQASQTSAVMPREGGASSTP; from the coding sequence ATGGCTGGCGGGCGTGCCGGCGTCGCGCACCTATGTGGACCTCGACTTCTGAACAAGGCCGTCAAACTCTCCGCCGCCGATCTGAAGGCCGCGCTCAAGCGCGAAGCAGGGACGCTCGGTTTCGACTGCATCGGCGTGACCGGGCCCGACGCGATCGGCAGCGCCGGAAAATATTTTCGCGAGTTCCTCGATGCCGGTGCGCATGGCGACATGGACTGGCTTGCGGCGCAACCTGAACGGCGAATGGACCCGCGCGTGCTGTGGCCTGGCGTGCGCTCGATCATCATGCTCGGCTTCAATTACGGCCCCGATGAAAATCCGCTCGCGCTTCTCGAACAACGTACGCGCGGCGCGATCTCCGCCTATGCGCAGGGCGACGACTATCACGACGTCATCAAGAAGCGACTGAAGACGCTGGCGAGGTGGCTGGTCGCCGCATCAGGCGAGGAAGTGAAAGTATTCATCGATACCGCAGCCGTGATGGAGAAGCCGCTGGCGCAGGCGGCGGGACTCGGCTGGCAGGGCAAGCACACCAACCTCGTCTCGCGCGAATTCGGCTCCTGGCTGTTTCTCGGCGCGATCTTCACGGCTGCCGACCTGCCGCGCGACGACGCCGACAGCGATCATTGCGGCTCCTGCAACGCCTGCCAGGAGATATGCCCGACCGCGGCATTCCCCGCGCCCTACAAGCTCGATGCGCGGCGCTGCATTTCGTATCTCACCATCGAGAACAGGGGCCCGATCCCGCACGAATTCCGCAAGAGCATCGGCAACCGCATCTATGGTTGCGACGACTGTCTCGCCGTGTGCCCGTGGAACAAGTTCGCGCAAGAGGGCCGCGAAGCCAAACTGGCCGCGCGCGCGGAGTTGCGTGCGCCGTCGCTGGCCGAGTTGGCGCGGCTCGACGACGCCGCATTCCGCGCGCTGTTTTCGAAATCACCGGTCAAGCGTATCGGCCGCGACCGTTTTGTCCGCAACGTGCTGATCGCGATCGGCAACGCCGACGATCCGTCGCTGGAGGCGGAGGCCGAACGCCTGCTGGATGATGCAAGCCCGCTGGTCCGCGGCGCGGCGGTGTGGGCGTTGTCGCAGTTGGTCGAGCGGGAGAGATTCGACGCGCTGGCGGCGAAGGCGATTGGCGCCGAAGCAGATGACGACGTGCGCGCGGAGTGGCAGCAGGCCTCCCAAACCTCGGCCGTCATGCCCCGCGAAGGCGGGGCATCCAGTACGCCCTGA
- a CDS encoding undecaprenyl-diphosphate phosphatase, giving the protein MMSDAVKAVILGIIEGITEFLPVSSTGHMLLAQRFFGLGEGAFWQSFVILIQLGAILAIVMLYFVKLWRVALGMFTNPDDRRFVIGVLVAFLPAVVVGLAVGKYIKELLFNPWVVCFTLIVGGAILLWVDQLNLKPHEDDATRYPLMMYLWIGIAQCVAMIPGVSRSGASIVAAMLLGGDKRSAAEFSFFLAIPTMVGAFAYDFYKNRGEMTIDHIGVIAIGFVVSFITAIIVVKTFLTYVTRHGFTLFAWWRVVIGTLGLIALALGR; this is encoded by the coding sequence ATGATGTCGGATGCAGTGAAGGCGGTGATTCTCGGCATCATCGAGGGTATCACGGAATTTCTCCCGGTTTCCTCCACCGGCCATATGCTGTTGGCGCAACGCTTCTTCGGCCTCGGCGAGGGCGCCTTCTGGCAGAGTTTCGTGATCCTGATTCAGCTCGGCGCGATCCTTGCGATCGTGATGCTGTATTTCGTCAAGCTGTGGCGCGTGGCGCTTGGCATGTTCACCAATCCCGACGACCGGCGATTCGTCATCGGCGTGCTGGTGGCGTTCCTGCCGGCGGTGGTCGTCGGCCTGGCTGTCGGCAAATACATCAAGGAATTGCTGTTCAATCCGTGGGTGGTGTGTTTCACGCTGATCGTCGGCGGCGCGATCCTGCTGTGGGTCGATCAGCTCAATCTCAAGCCGCACGAGGACGACGCCACGCGCTATCCGCTGATGATGTATCTGTGGATCGGCATCGCGCAATGCGTGGCGATGATTCCCGGCGTATCGCGCTCCGGCGCCAGCATCGTGGCGGCGATGCTGCTCGGCGGCGACAAGCGCTCGGCGGCGGAGTTCTCGTTCTTTCTCGCGATTCCGACCATGGTCGGCGCGTTCGCCTATGATTTCTACAAGAACCGCGGCGAGATGACGATCGATCACATCGGCGTCATCGCGATCGGCTTCGTGGTGTCGTTCATCACGGCGATCATCGTGGTGAAGACGTTCCTGACCTACGTCACCCGCCACGGATTCACGCTCTTTGCGTGGTGGCGCGTCGTCATCGGCACGCTCGGCCTGATCGCGCTGGCGCTGGGGCGGTAG
- a CDS encoding alpha/beta hydrolase produces MTNSASIDQEPAFIEVGEGDGRRRIAVRARDGGGPGLFWLGGFNSDMRGTKALALDAWAAEHGRACIRFDYSGHGESGGAFIDGTIGRWLEEAVAVFEQFCRGPQVVIGSSMGGWMALLLARAIANRDAKAADLAGLVLIAPAPDFTEQLMWNAFSDEVREEITTKGVWMRPSEYGDGAPYPITRALIEEGRNHLLLGSAIEVGCPVRILQGAQDPDVPWQHAFALAHRLPAEDVVLTMIQDGDHRLSRPQDIARITAAVAEI; encoded by the coding sequence TCGGATTGCCGTGCGGGCCCGTGACGGCGGCGGGCCCGGGCTGTTCTGGCTGGGCGGCTTCAATTCCGACATGCGGGGCACCAAGGCGCTGGCGCTGGACGCCTGGGCCGCGGAACACGGCCGCGCCTGTATCAGGTTCGATTATTCCGGCCATGGCGAATCGGGCGGCGCTTTCATCGACGGCACCATCGGGCGCTGGCTGGAAGAGGCCGTCGCCGTGTTCGAGCAGTTCTGCCGGGGGCCGCAGGTCGTGATCGGCTCGTCGATGGGCGGCTGGATGGCGCTCTTGCTGGCGCGCGCCATCGCCAACCGCGATGCGAAGGCGGCTGATCTCGCCGGGCTGGTGCTGATCGCGCCGGCGCCCGACTTCACCGAGCAACTGATGTGGAACGCATTCTCCGACGAGGTCCGCGAGGAGATCACGACCAAGGGCGTGTGGATGCGGCCGTCGGAGTATGGCGACGGCGCGCCCTATCCGATCACACGCGCCCTGATCGAGGAGGGCCGCAACCATCTCCTGCTCGGCAGCGCCATCGAAGTCGGATGCCCGGTTCGCATCCTGCAGGGCGCGCAGGACCCCGACGTGCCCTGGCAGCACGCTTTCGCGCTGGCGCACCGGCTGCCGGCCGAGGACGTGGTGCTGACCATGATCCAGGACGGCGACCATCGCCTGTCGCGCCCACAGGACATCGCAAGGATCACGGCGGCGGTGGCGGAGATCTGA
- a CDS encoding tetratricopeptide repeat protein: MVRDVILLLGLALGLAACSPSDDFAACTAGDGGPDAISACSRIVLVAKIPLFGWQFDDRDLAKVYMARGRQLAATGDLDPAIGDFGEVIRLEPRDTQALLERAAAYQKRGDFDFAIADLSALIDRDSRRASHYAARGKAYQAKGDDERALKDLNQAIVMDPGDPFYKVARAASHRRKRAYDRAIADADAAIAIQPYFAVFYVERADSLLRKGSSAERALADLDQAIKLEPGLAIAHSRRAVVLTLMKAHGEPLAEAEEGVRLDPKSAEARVTRGMIALAAAQRERAAADFDEAIRLDPKHAEAYEARGILRRAAGNLDGAIRDFGEAIRLDPRMVGPYVQRGGMFRERGAHDKALDDFTLAIRNAPMQAGLYVERAQSHEKLGRLPEALDDFRVARGLDPRMPAASEGYARVEAAFAASGRPKPSGNP, from the coding sequence ATGGTTCGCGACGTCATCTTGCTGCTCGGGCTTGCCCTCGGCCTCGCCGCCTGCTCGCCATCCGACGACTTCGCGGCCTGCACGGCCGGCGACGGCGGCCCTGACGCGATCAGCGCCTGCTCACGGATCGTCCTGGTCGCGAAAATCCCGCTGTTCGGCTGGCAATTCGATGACCGCGACCTCGCCAAGGTTTACATGGCCCGCGGGCGCCAGCTCGCTGCCACGGGCGATCTCGATCCGGCGATCGGCGATTTCGGCGAAGTGATCCGGCTCGAGCCGCGGGATACGCAGGCTTTGCTCGAGCGCGCCGCGGCCTACCAGAAGCGCGGCGACTTCGATTTCGCCATCGCCGACCTGAGCGCGCTGATCGACCGCGACTCGCGGCGTGCAAGCCATTACGCCGCACGCGGCAAGGCCTATCAGGCAAAGGGCGACGACGAACGCGCGCTCAAGGACCTCAACCAGGCGATTGTGATGGATCCGGGCGATCCGTTCTACAAGGTCGCGCGAGCGGCGAGCCACCGCCGCAAGCGCGCCTACGACCGCGCCATTGCCGACGCCGACGCCGCAATCGCGATCCAGCCCTACTTCGCCGTGTTCTATGTCGAGCGGGCCGACAGCCTGCTGCGCAAGGGCAGCAGCGCCGAGCGCGCGCTCGCCGACCTCGATCAGGCGATCAAGCTCGAGCCCGGCCTGGCCATCGCGCACAGCCGCCGCGCCGTCGTACTGACCTTGATGAAAGCGCATGGCGAGCCGCTCGCCGAAGCCGAGGAAGGCGTGCGGCTCGATCCGAAGTCGGCCGAGGCGCGGGTCACGCGCGGCATGATTGCGCTCGCCGCCGCCCAGCGCGAGCGCGCGGCGGCCGACTTCGACGAAGCGATCCGCCTCGATCCGAAACATGCCGAGGCCTACGAGGCCCGCGGCATCCTGCGTCGCGCCGCAGGCAACCTCGATGGCGCCATCAGGGATTTCGGCGAGGCGATCCGCCTCGACCCCCGCATGGTCGGCCCCTATGTGCAGCGCGGTGGCATGTTTCGCGAGCGTGGCGCGCACGACAAGGCGCTCGACGACTTCACGCTCGCGATCCGCAACGCGCCCATGCAGGCGGGCCTCTATGTCGAGCGTGCGCAAAGCCACGAGAAGCTCGGCCGGCTGCCGGAAGCGCTCGACGATTTCCGCGTCGCGCGCGGGCTCGACCCGCGGATGCCTGCCGCGAGCGAAGGCTATGCGCGCGTCGAGGCGGCGTTCGCGGCGAGCGGCCGGCCGAAGCCGTCGGGAAATCCCTGA
- a CDS encoding glutathione S-transferase family protein yields MYTLYHHPFCPQSRFIRLVLGEHGLDLRLVEERAWERREGFLVLNPAGTTPVLMADGFPPIPGAGIIAEYLDETHGLEAGERRLLPASMGERVEVRRLMAWFNEKFFEEVSNPLVTERIYKRFMSEENGGGAPATDVIRAAKVNVRYHLAYIGWLAQTRNFLAGDRLTYADLAAAAHLSAIDYLGDVPWSEDDAAKAWYARVKSRPSFRPLLSEWLAGVPASRTYVDLDF; encoded by the coding sequence ATGTACACGCTCTATCATCACCCGTTCTGCCCGCAGTCGCGCTTCATTCGCCTGGTGCTGGGCGAACACGGCCTCGACCTGCGCCTGGTGGAAGAGCGGGCCTGGGAGCGGCGCGAAGGGTTTCTCGTGCTCAATCCCGCGGGCACCACGCCGGTGTTGATGGCTGACGGTTTTCCGCCGATTCCGGGCGCCGGGATCATCGCCGAATATCTCGACGAAACGCACGGCCTGGAGGCGGGCGAGCGGCGGCTGCTGCCGGCCTCGATGGGCGAGCGTGTCGAGGTGCGCCGGCTGATGGCGTGGTTCAACGAAAAATTCTTCGAGGAGGTGTCGAACCCGCTGGTAACCGAGCGCATCTACAAGCGTTTCATGAGCGAGGAGAATGGCGGCGGCGCGCCGGCGACCGACGTAATCCGCGCGGCCAAGGTCAATGTGCGCTATCATCTGGCCTATATCGGCTGGCTGGCGCAGACGCGGAATTTCCTCGCCGGCGACCGGCTGACCTACGCGGATCTCGCCGCCGCGGCGCATCTTTCGGCGATCGATTATCTAGGCGACGTGCCATGGAGCGAGGACGACGCGGCAAAGGCGTGGTACGCGCGGGTAAAATCCCGCCCGTCGTTCCGCCCGCTGCTGAGCGAATGGCTGGCGGGCGTGCCGGCGTCGCGCACCTATGTGGACCTCGACTTCTGA